In Trichocoleus sp., the genomic stretch CTGCCTTTATCCTGTTTCCCCATCCGCTCTTTCGGCTGCTCACGGATCATGAAACGATTCTCGATCGCTTGCAGCAGGATGTCATCTGGCTTTTACCCGTTTTGGGATTTGGCTCGATCGCCTATATGCTCGACGGCTACTTTCTCGGCTTAACGGAAGGAAAATTCTTGCGGCAAGCAGTTTTAATTGCGGCATTGGTCGGGTTTGCGCCTCTGGCGATTGTTGCTTGGTATTGTCATAGTGTTGTTCTGCTCTGGCTGGCTCTCGTCTTGTTTATGATGCTGCGATCGGTTGCTCTGGCTTGGCAGATTCCCAAAACACTCAATTCGCGCAATTTTTTGTAACACTAGGGAAGGGGCTATCCAAAAAAGGTCAGACTGCGGTTTATGGATATCATCAGAAAACCTCGACAGGGCTGGGTTGTAGCAACAGTTGGCGGGATAGTTGCTTTAGGGCTAGTGGGAGTTGGGGTATCGCGCTTAGTTGCAGCAAACCAGGAACGTAAGCAAGCTGCGATCGAGGCAGCAAAACCTGCTCCAGAACGGGTAGAAGTGGTGGCACTGGGGCGATTAGAGCCACAAGGAGAGGTAGTTCGGATCGGCGGACCCACCGGAGAACGGATTAGCCAGTTGAACGTGCAGCAGGGTGATCAGGTTGCAGCCGGAGCTGTATTGGCACAGTTAGATAGCTATGGAGAACGGTTAGCAGAGCGAGATTATGCTGCTAGTCAGTTGGCGGAGGCAGAGAAGCGCCTAAATGCCCAAAGTCGCTACGGACAGGCGCAGATTCAGGAGGCCCAAACTCGCGTCCAGCAGATCGATCGCCCCACAAATTTTGAAATTGCTGCACAGCAGGCAAATGTGCGTGATCTGGAAGCACAATTATCGATGGCAAACACTGACCTTCAGCGCAACCAAAACCTCCGCAATGAAGGGGCAATTTCGCAGCGAGAACTCGATCGCCAAATGACCCAGGTTCGCCAACTTCAGGAACAGATCACCAGCGCTAAAGCAAATCTGGTGCGGCTGGAAGAAAAACGACGAGCCGATCTGGGCAATGCTCAAGCACAGGTTCAATCGCAGCAGGCAAATCTTTCTGTGACTGAAGTTGAAGCAGCAGTGGAGTCGGCGCGGCAAAATTTGAAGCTGGCACAAGCAAAACTGGATCGCACTATCATTCGCGCTCCGCGTCAGGGTCGAGTGTTGCGCGTCATTACTCATGCGGGTGAGGCGATCGGAGAACAGGGCATTCTCGATCTGGGCAATACCAGCCAGATGTATGTGGTCGCAGAAGTTTACGAGTCGGATGTGGGTCTGGTGAAGCTTGGACAGACAGCAACGATTAGCAGCCGCAACGGTGCATTTACAACCCCACTTGCTGGAAAAGTTGCAGAAATTGGCTGGCAAATTTTCAAAAACAATGTGCTGGATGATGATCCGGCAGCAAACGCTGATGCCAGGGTTGTGGAAGTTAAAATTCGCTTAGATGACAGCCAACCCGTTGAAGCGCTAACAAATCTCCAAGTCGATGTCAGGATTAACGTGAAATGAAAGATGCTGAGGGACGGGTTTATCTTGCAGTCAATGGTACGCTGATGCGCGGTTTGGAACTCAACGAGAATTTACAGCGTGCTGGAGCCAAGTTTGTTCAAGAAACCACCACTGCGCCAATTTATCGCCTCTGGTCAATTTACGATCGCCATCCTGCCATGCTGCGCGTTTTAGAAGGAGGAGCCGCCATTGCACTGGAAGTGTGGGCTGTTCCCTCAGCCGGAATCTGTGACATTCTGATGCAAGAACCCGCCGGGCTCTCGATCGGCAAAGTCGTTTTAGCCAACGGTGATACGGTACTGGGTGTTTTGGGAGAACCTTTTCTCTGTGAGAATCAGCCAGAAATTACGCAGTGGGGTGGGTGGCGATCGTATCGGAATCAGGGATAGGCGAGAGTGATTGGATGCTAATCTCCCTTTAACCTATCCTCAAATTTGCTCCCTGACCTTTCGCTCTGATCACTTGCTCCTCTTGCCCATCGATCGGTTCATCCACATCTAGCTTGTTGTTAAACCACAGCGATTGTTGCGGTACGCCAATCGGGATGCCTGCTTCATCGAAGGCAATTTTGAGTCTACGACGATATTCTCTGGCAACGTCCCACTGTTTAAGCGGCTGTGTTTTAATCCAAATCCGCACGGTTGCTCCTGTGTGATCCAATTTATCAACGCCTAAAAGCAGCGGTGGTTCGAGAATGAGATCTTTCCAGCGAGGATCGCGGCTCATTTCGCTAGCAACGTGACCGACAACAGACAGCGCCTGATTAATATCTGCACTGTGAGAAACACTGACATTAATATCAACTCTTGACCATTCCTTGGAAAGGTTTTGAACGATCGTAATTGCGCTATTTGGAACGGTAATTAATCGTCCTTCTTCGTTACGCAACTGCGTAATTCGGAGATTCATATTTTCAACTAATCCCGTCACCTCACCAATATTCACCACATCTCCCACGCCATATTGATCCTCTAGCAGGATGAGAAATCCATTGATAAAATCCTTGATCACGTTTTGAGATGCCAGCGAAATTCCCACACCTGCAACTCCAGTCAGGGTCAGCAGTGCAGGGCTGATTTGAATACCCAACATCGCGATCGCCACAAGCAAGCCAATCACGACGCAAATCAGAGCAGCGATGCTTTTTGCCACTCTGGAAAAGGTAGTGAAGCGTAAA encodes the following:
- a CDS encoding HlyD family efflux transporter periplasmic adaptor subunit; translated protein: MDIIRKPRQGWVVATVGGIVALGLVGVGVSRLVAANQERKQAAIEAAKPAPERVEVVALGRLEPQGEVVRIGGPTGERISQLNVQQGDQVAAGAVLAQLDSYGERLAERDYAASQLAEAEKRLNAQSRYGQAQIQEAQTRVQQIDRPTNFEIAAQQANVRDLEAQLSMANTDLQRNQNLRNEGAISQRELDRQMTQVRQLQEQITSAKANLVRLEEKRRADLGNAQAQVQSQQANLSVTEVEAAVESARQNLKLAQAKLDRTIIRAPRQGRVLRVITHAGEAIGEQGILDLGNTSQMYVVAEVYESDVGLVKLGQTATISSRNGAFTTPLAGKVAEIGWQIFKNNVLDDDPAANADARVVEVKIRLDDSQPVEALTNLQVDVRINVK
- a CDS encoding glutamyl-tRNA amidotransferase → MKDAEGRVYLAVNGTLMRGLELNENLQRAGAKFVQETTTAPIYRLWSIYDRHPAMLRVLEGGAAIALEVWAVPSAGICDILMQEPAGLSIGKVVLANGDTVLGVLGEPFLCENQPEITQWGGWRSYRNQG